The Fibrobacter sp. UWR4 genome includes a window with the following:
- a CDS encoding ABC transporter ATP-binding protein — MEKSPILSIQNLRRDFKMGDETVHALRGVSFDIYEGEFVTIMGTSGSGKSTMLNILGCMDKPTSGHYILDGEHTEKLKRDALARIRNKKLGFVFQSYNLLSRTTALENVELPLLYNSKVSSGERRRRAIEALEMVGLSDRMNHLPNQMSGGQQQRVAIARALVNDPVIILADEATGNLDTRTSYEIMMIFQELHRQGKTIAFVTHEPDIATFSGRTITLRDGLLKKDVVNDNVADARAALEALPLPEVFDDEEKT, encoded by the coding sequence ATGGAAAAATCCCCTATTTTATCAATCCAGAATCTCCGTCGCGATTTCAAGATGGGCGACGAGACGGTCCACGCCCTGCGTGGGGTAAGCTTTGATATTTACGAAGGGGAATTTGTCACCATCATGGGCACCAGCGGTTCCGGCAAATCCACCATGCTGAATATTTTAGGATGCATGGACAAGCCCACCAGCGGCCACTATATCCTGGACGGGGAACACACCGAAAAGCTGAAGCGGGATGCACTTGCCCGGATCCGAAACAAGAAGCTTGGCTTTGTATTCCAGAGTTACAATCTTCTGAGCCGCACCACCGCACTGGAAAACGTGGAACTTCCGCTGCTGTACAATTCCAAGGTTTCCTCCGGGGAACGCCGCCGCCGAGCCATCGAAGCTCTGGAAATGGTGGGACTTTCCGACCGCATGAACCACCTGCCCAACCAGATGTCCGGCGGTCAGCAGCAACGTGTGGCCATTGCCCGCGCCCTGGTCAACGACCCGGTAATTATTCTGGCCGATGAAGCTACCGGAAATCTGGATACCCGCACCAGCTACGAAATCATGATGATTTTCCAGGAACTGCATAGACAGGGAAAGACCATCGCCTTCGTGACCCACGAGCCGGATATCGCCACCTTCAGCGGTCGCACCATCACCCTGCGGGACGGCCTCCTGAAAAAGGATGTCGTGAACGATAACGTAGCAGACGCCCGTGCGGCACTGGAGGCATTGCCCCTGCCGGAAGTTTTCGATGACGAGGAGAAAACATGA
- a CDS encoding ABC transporter permease, translated as MSPFILMKIALKALFRNRMRTFLSVLGIVIGVAAVIAMVAMGEGSKQSIKEQMTSMGTNAIIIMPNRDRRGGVQTESAVSLEEEDVIEIRERAQFINGVSPMITANGQAIAGNNNSPTQLSGISSDYLKIRNYEIEDGVMFDDEADRMAKVCVIGQTVIKNLFPDTDPIGKTIRYKSIPLKVIGTLKTKGSGDFGQDQDDVIFTPYQTVMRRFNATTDIRQIYANSIGEGYAERATEEIMGILKERRNWTKPVDPFRIFTQEEMITMMTNTSDMLSLVLTAIAGISLLVGGIGIMNIMYVSVTERTKEIGLRMAIGARGRDILLQFLFESVMISLLGGLIGIALGIGASEIVKNVLNWPMSVSITSVIASFSVCFMTGVFFGWYPARKASRLDPIEALRFE; from the coding sequence ATGAGTCCGTTCATCCTGATGAAAATTGCACTGAAGGCTCTGTTCAGAAACCGCATGCGCACCTTCCTTTCGGTGCTGGGCATCGTCATTGGTGTAGCCGCCGTCATCGCCATGGTAGCCATGGGCGAAGGTTCCAAGCAGTCCATCAAGGAACAGATGACCTCCATGGGCACCAACGCCATCATCATCATGCCCAACCGCGACCGTCGTGGCGGCGTCCAGACGGAATCCGCAGTCTCCCTGGAAGAAGAAGACGTTATCGAAATTCGGGAAAGGGCGCAGTTCATCAACGGAGTCTCCCCCATGATTACCGCAAACGGACAGGCTATTGCAGGGAACAACAACTCCCCCACCCAACTCAGCGGCATTTCCTCGGACTATCTCAAGATCCGCAACTACGAAATTGAGGACGGCGTCATGTTCGACGACGAGGCGGACCGCATGGCAAAAGTCTGCGTTATCGGCCAGACCGTCATCAAGAACCTATTCCCCGACACGGATCCCATCGGGAAGACCATCCGATACAAGAGCATCCCTCTGAAAGTCATCGGGACCTTAAAAACCAAGGGTAGCGGCGACTTCGGGCAGGACCAGGACGACGTCATCTTTACGCCTTACCAGACTGTCATGAGACGCTTTAACGCTACCACGGATATCCGCCAGATTTATGCCAACTCCATCGGAGAAGGTTACGCGGAACGGGCCACCGAAGAAATCATGGGCATCCTGAAGGAACGACGCAACTGGACAAAGCCCGTGGATCCCTTCCGAATTTTCACCCAGGAAGAAATGATCACCATGATGACCAACACTTCCGACATGCTTTCCCTGGTCCTTACGGCAATCGCAGGCATTAGCCTTCTGGTAGGCGGCATCGGCATCATGAACATCATGTATGTCTCCGTTACGGAACGCACCAAGGAAATCGGCCTGCGCATGGCTATTGGCGCCCGTGGCCGCGACATTCTCCTGCAGTTCCTTTTCGAATCCGTCATGATCAGCCTGCTAGGCGGCCTTATTGGCATAGCCCTCGGGATAGGCGCTTCCGAAATTGTGAAAAACGTCCTGAACTGGCCCATGAGCGTCTCCATTACAAGCGTCATCGCAAGCTTCAGCGTCTGTTTCATGACAGGCGTATTCTTCGGATGGTATCCCGCCCGAAAGGCCAGCCGACTGGATCCTATCGAAGCATTGAGATTTGAATAA
- a CDS encoding bifunctional 4-hydroxy-2-oxoglutarate aldolase/2-dehydro-3-deoxy-phosphogluconate aldolase: MEFLESLKDMPVIGILRDIPRGSEELCAKTAAKCGLKAIEVTMNTDGAAEIITRLKDACKPYGITVGAGTVRHDSDLEAALLAGANFIVTPNTRSNIIRTAASSRTPIIPGALTPTEVQKAYDLGATAVKIFPVDCVGGPKYIKALRGPFRDIPLLACSGVNAENAGDYIKAGANLLAFGGSIFSAKLMQEGNWDEIGHRLTELLEAVRKAL; the protein is encoded by the coding sequence ATGGAATTTCTTGAATCTCTAAAAGACATGCCGGTCATCGGCATCCTCCGTGATATCCCTCGCGGCTCCGAAGAACTTTGCGCGAAGACTGCTGCCAAGTGCGGCTTGAAGGCGATTGAAGTCACCATGAATACCGATGGCGCCGCAGAAATCATTACCCGTCTAAAAGATGCTTGCAAACCCTACGGCATCACCGTCGGTGCAGGCACTGTCCGTCACGACAGCGACCTGGAGGCAGCACTTCTTGCAGGGGCAAACTTCATCGTGACTCCCAATACACGAAGCAACATCATCCGTACGGCAGCTTCTTCCAGGACGCCCATCATTCCGGGAGCGCTCACCCCTACGGAAGTCCAGAAGGCTTACGACCTGGGAGCCACCGCCGTAAAGATTTTCCCGGTGGATTGCGTAGGCGGCCCCAAGTACATCAAGGCTCTCCGCGGTCCCTTCCGCGACATTCCGCTCCTTGCCTGCAGTGGCGTAAACGCAGAAAATGCTGGTGACTACATCAAGGCTGGCGCCAACCTGCTGGCATTCGGCGGAAGCATCTTCAGTGCAAAACTCATGCAGGAAGGCAACTGGGATGAAATCGGCCACCGTCTTACGGAACTTTTGGAAGCCGTCCGCAAAGCCCTGTAA
- a CDS encoding diguanylate cyclase, translating into MVEEKILIVDDNAEVLNQTSELLSHVGYNVTCCNSGEEALAFLNENRVDLVLLDINMPNLNGYEVCLRIRQRFALDDLPIIFLTSREDTDSITKGFQSGASDFVSKNAMTDILLARVNVHIRLARALRHLRDISLTDDMTGCYNRRHGMYSLREWFSRSRRYGNSFSLIYFDVNGLKTVNDRYGHQAGDLLLRSVVNSVKALLRESDLLFRMGGDEFMIICPETDKKGAFICVDRMRQAVDEITIVDQKVSFAYGVAHSSEDYAEMDDMLHSADVSMYECKKKMKS; encoded by the coding sequence ATGGTTGAAGAAAAAATATTGATTGTGGATGACAATGCCGAAGTCTTGAATCAGACTTCTGAACTTTTGTCTCATGTGGGTTACAATGTGACCTGCTGTAATTCCGGTGAGGAAGCCCTGGCTTTCTTGAACGAAAACCGCGTAGACTTAGTCCTTCTGGACATCAACATGCCGAACCTGAATGGTTATGAAGTCTGCCTGCGAATCCGTCAGCGTTTCGCTCTGGATGACCTGCCCATTATATTCCTCACCAGTCGTGAAGACACGGATAGCATTACCAAGGGCTTCCAGTCTGGCGCATCTGATTTTGTCAGCAAGAATGCCATGACCGATATTCTTTTGGCTCGCGTGAATGTTCATATCCGCCTGGCCCGTGCATTGCGCCACCTGCGAGACATTTCCCTTACGGACGATATGACCGGCTGCTACAACCGTCGTCATGGTATGTACTCCCTGAGGGAATGGTTCTCCCGTAGCCGTCGCTATGGTAATAGTTTCTCCTTGATTTATTTTGATGTGAACGGCTTGAAGACTGTAAACGATCGCTATGGCCATCAGGCCGGCGACCTGCTCCTGCGTTCCGTAGTGAATTCCGTGAAGGCCCTGCTCCGTGAGTCCGATTTGCTGTTCCGTATGGGCGGTGACGAATTCATGATCATCTGCCCCGAAACGGACAAGAAGGGCGCCTTCATTTGCGTGGACCGTATGCGTCAGGCGGTGGATGAAATTACCATCGTGGACCAGAAGGTTTCCTTCGCCTATGGCGTCGCCCATTCTTCCGAAGACTATGCGGAAATGGATGACATGCTCCATAGTGCAGACGTGTCCATGTACGAATGCAAGAAGAAAATGAAATCTTAG
- a CDS encoding menaquinone biosynthetic enzyme MqnA/MqnD family protein: MTLRVGRIPFLVCAPFFHDFIGRESEFRDIEFIDGPPSAHCAGLKDGSIHLSPASSITFAQKPGAFVLSPELCTSCSFEVRSVKLFSKLQINSLDGRRIRMTGQSKTSVTLLRILLEERFGIKPIYVDGAYEEGDDACLLIGDQALEENERHRFAYDYDLGTLWQEWQKKPFVFGAWIISKNALDNEHIDSLRRYLDATKISIDKFRENPSRALDKWLERYPVSLPRQVVENYYSALDYRFTDERKESLKSFFNYAQKMSLVETSPVLEFLQL, translated from the coding sequence ATGACTTTACGAGTTGGCCGAATTCCATTTTTAGTCTGTGCGCCCTTTTTTCATGATTTTATTGGGCGTGAGTCGGAATTTCGTGACATTGAATTTATAGACGGCCCCCCTAGCGCCCATTGTGCTGGGCTGAAGGATGGATCCATTCACTTGTCTCCGGCATCTTCCATTACGTTCGCTCAAAAACCAGGCGCTTTTGTTCTTTCGCCGGAATTGTGTACGTCCTGTTCTTTTGAAGTTCGTTCGGTTAAGTTATTTTCCAAATTACAGATAAATTCATTGGATGGCCGTCGCATTCGTATGACAGGTCAAAGTAAGACTTCGGTCACCTTGCTGCGAATTCTTCTGGAAGAACGATTTGGCATAAAGCCCATTTATGTGGATGGCGCCTATGAGGAAGGCGATGATGCTTGCCTCCTGATTGGTGACCAGGCTCTGGAAGAAAATGAGCGTCATCGTTTTGCATACGATTATGACTTGGGTACTCTCTGGCAGGAATGGCAGAAGAAGCCTTTCGTTTTCGGTGCCTGGATTATTTCCAAGAACGCCTTGGACAACGAGCATATAGATTCCCTGCGTCGGTATTTGGATGCCACAAAAATCAGTATCGACAAGTTTAGGGAAAATCCATCACGGGCTCTGGATAAATGGCTGGAACGATATCCGGTAAGTTTACCTCGCCAGGTGGTGGAAAATTATTATAGCGCCCTGGACTATCGTTTTACCGATGAACGTAAGGAATCGTTAAAAAGTTTTTTCAATTACGCACAGAAAATGAGTCTTGTGGAGACTTCTCCTGTGTTGGAATTTTTACAACTCTAG
- a CDS encoding glycoside hydrolase family 5 protein, with protein sequence MKKERLRGVNLGGWFSQVDCIQEKDPVGFPGLVPHIKSFLDVNDFKRIREAGFNHVRLPVDYFNVFDGAELKPNEEVFGLLDKALKEIQAADLDVILDLHKCPGHDFHLGCSEEQAFFTSAEARKDTNKVWAYMAERYSGESRVMMELLNEPSCSDSKIWDKVKDEIFWTIRKHAPKNTIVVGSNKWNSAREFESLTPMDDDNAIYSFHTYTPVTFTHQGAAWINDPFFKIERPWPGDYAAPEAGATTRLDVEFGKWDKAKLQASIQNALDFRAKYDLPVACNEFGVYVQVPRQYQMAWMRDFMEILRDADVGYSYWNYKNLDFGIVSKGESLHNSLAQYNNPDRLDSELMDLLAKG encoded by the coding sequence ATGAAAAAAGAAAGACTACGGGGAGTGAATTTGGGTGGCTGGTTCAGTCAGGTTGACTGCATTCAGGAAAAAGATCCTGTAGGATTTCCTGGACTGGTACCTCACATCAAATCCTTCCTTGACGTGAATGATTTCAAGCGCATCCGCGAGGCGGGGTTCAACCACGTTCGCCTGCCGGTGGACTACTTTAACGTCTTCGATGGCGCCGAACTGAAGCCCAACGAAGAAGTTTTCGGTCTTCTGGACAAGGCCCTGAAGGAAATTCAGGCAGCCGACCTGGACGTCATTCTGGACCTCCATAAGTGTCCGGGCCATGACTTCCACCTGGGATGTTCCGAAGAACAGGCATTCTTCACCAGCGCCGAAGCACGCAAGGACACCAACAAGGTCTGGGCCTACATGGCCGAACGCTATAGCGGTGAATCCCGTGTGATGATGGAACTGTTGAACGAACCCTCCTGCAGCGACTCCAAGATTTGGGACAAAGTAAAGGACGAAATCTTCTGGACAATTCGCAAGCACGCTCCCAAGAACACCATCGTGGTGGGTTCCAACAAGTGGAACAGCGCCCGCGAATTCGAATCTCTCACACCTATGGATGACGATAACGCCATCTACAGTTTCCATACCTACACTCCGGTGACATTCACTCATCAGGGTGCCGCATGGATTAACGATCCCTTCTTCAAGATCGAACGCCCCTGGCCCGGCGACTACGCCGCCCCCGAAGCAGGTGCCACCACCCGCCTCGATGTGGAATTCGGCAAGTGGGACAAGGCAAAGCTCCAGGCAAGTATCCAGAACGCCTTGGATTTCCGCGCCAAGTACGACCTGCCGGTCGCCTGTAACGAATTCGGCGTCTACGTCCAGGTGCCCCGCCAGTACCAGATGGCATGGATGCGCGACTTCATGGAAATTCTCCGTGACGCAGACGTAGGCTACAGCTACTGGAACTACAAGAATCTTGACTTCGGTATTGTCTCCAAGGGTGAATCCCTGCACAACTCTCTGGCACAGTACAACAACCCGGATCGCCTCGACAGCGAACTGATGGACCTGCTGGCTAAGGGGTAA